The Nocardioides sp. S-1144 genome includes a region encoding these proteins:
- a CDS encoding response regulator, with protein sequence MVRAGFRMLVESQPDLVVVGEAGDGREAVDRLAVTGCDVVLMDVRMPVLDGVGATALVTARPGAPRVLVLTTFDLDEHAFAAIRAGAAGFLLKDAAPDDLLAAIRTVHAGDAVVAPSTTRRLLDHVAASAPAPVADDRRLRELTDRERQVLVLVGRGRSNQEVAADLVVAEATVKTHVSRLLAKTGCRDRVQLVVLAFESGLV encoded by the coding sequence ATGGTCCGCGCGGGCTTCCGGATGCTCGTGGAGAGCCAGCCCGACCTCGTGGTCGTCGGCGAGGCCGGCGACGGGCGCGAGGCCGTCGACCGGCTGGCGGTCACCGGCTGCGACGTCGTCCTGATGGACGTGCGGATGCCGGTCCTGGACGGCGTCGGCGCGACCGCGCTCGTGACCGCCCGGCCGGGCGCGCCCCGGGTGCTGGTGCTGACGACGTTCGACCTCGACGAGCACGCCTTCGCCGCGATCCGCGCGGGGGCGGCCGGCTTCCTCCTCAAGGACGCCGCCCCCGACGACCTGCTCGCCGCGATCCGCACCGTGCACGCCGGCGACGCCGTCGTCGCCCCGAGCACCACCCGGCGGCTCCTCGACCACGTGGCCGCCTCCGCGCCCGCGCCGGTCGCCGACGACCGCCGCCTGCGCGAGCTCACCGACCGCGAGCGCCAGGTGCTCGTGCTGGTCGGCCGCGGCCGCTCCAACCAGGAGGTCGCCGCCGACCTCGTCGTCGCCGAGGCCACCGTCAAGACCCACGTCAGCCGGCTGCTGGCCAAGACCGGCTGCCGCGACCGGGTCCAGCTCGTCGTCCTGGCCTTCGAGTCCGGCCTGGTCTGA
- a CDS encoding Crp/Fnr family transcriptional regulator, which translates to MDNEVLRQAPLFSALDDEAATALGTSMSETRLRRGDVLFHEGDSGDRLYVVLDGKVKLGRTSTDGRENLLAILGPGSMFGELSLFDPGPRSATVTAVTDASFASLSHEDLLRWLEGRPVVARGLLTQLASRLRKANDVVADLVFSDVPGRVAKALLDLADRFGRTADDGVHVHHDLTQEELAQLVGASRETVNKALADFASRGWLRLEPRSVVIIDIERLARRAR; encoded by the coding sequence CGCGCTCGGCACCTCGATGAGCGAGACCCGGCTGCGTCGCGGCGACGTCCTCTTCCACGAGGGCGACTCCGGTGACCGGCTCTACGTCGTCCTCGACGGCAAGGTGAAGCTCGGCCGCACCTCCACCGACGGCCGCGAGAACCTGCTGGCCATCCTCGGCCCCGGCTCCATGTTCGGCGAGCTGTCGCTCTTCGACCCGGGCCCGCGCTCGGCCACCGTCACCGCGGTCACCGACGCGAGCTTCGCCTCCCTCTCCCACGAGGACCTGCTGCGCTGGCTCGAGGGTCGTCCGGTGGTGGCCCGCGGCCTGCTCACCCAGCTCGCCAGCCGGCTCCGCAAGGCCAACGACGTCGTGGCCGACCTGGTCTTCTCCGACGTGCCCGGCCGCGTGGCCAAGGCCCTCCTCGACCTCGCCGACCGCTTCGGCCGCACCGCCGACGACGGCGTCCACGTGCACCACGACCTCACGCAGGAGGAGCTCGCCCAGCTGGTCGGCGCCTCCCGCGAGACCGTCAACAAGGCGCTGGCCGACTTCGCCTCGCGCGGCTGGCTGCGCCTGGAGCCCCGCTCGGTCGTCATCATCGACATCGAGCGCCTGGCCCGCCGGGCCCGCTGA
- a CDS encoding ABC transporter ATP-binding protein, with the protein MTSTLSPSGTPTSPPPGPPAATARGLTRTYGRGDAAVHALRGVDLDLPRGRFTAIMGPSGSGKSTLMHCLAGLDVPDAGTVAVAGVALESLDDTALTLFRREHVGFVFQSFNLLPMLTAQQNIVLPLDLAGRRPDPARLAEVVDTLGLRDRLGHRPSELSGGQQQRVAIARALVARPAIVFADEPTGNLDSESSAEVLGFLRRSVRELGQTVVMVTHEVDAAAHADDVVVIADGAVRAHLVDPGADVLLATLRGDR; encoded by the coding sequence ATGACGAGCACCCTCTCCCCGTCCGGGACCCCCACCAGTCCTCCGCCCGGCCCGCCGGCCGCCACGGCCCGTGGCCTGACCCGCACCTACGGACGCGGTGACGCCGCCGTGCACGCCCTGCGCGGCGTCGACCTCGACCTGCCGCGGGGCCGCTTCACCGCCATCATGGGCCCCTCGGGGTCGGGCAAGTCGACGCTGATGCACTGCCTGGCCGGCCTCGACGTCCCCGACGCCGGCACCGTCGCGGTCGCCGGGGTCGCGCTGGAGAGCCTCGACGACACCGCGCTGACGCTGTTCCGGCGCGAGCACGTCGGCTTCGTCTTCCAGAGCTTCAACCTGCTGCCGATGCTCACCGCCCAGCAGAACATCGTGCTCCCGCTCGACCTCGCCGGACGCCGCCCCGACCCCGCGCGCCTCGCCGAGGTGGTCGACACCCTCGGCCTGCGCGACCGGCTCGGCCACCGCCCCTCCGAGCTGTCCGGCGGGCAGCAGCAGCGGGTCGCGATCGCCCGCGCGCTGGTCGCCCGGCCGGCGATCGTCTTCGCCGACGAGCCGACCGGCAACCTCGACAGCGAGTCCTCGGCCGAGGTGCTGGGCTTCCTGCGCCGCTCGGTGCGCGAGCTCGGCCAGACCGTCGTGATGGTCACCCACGAGGTCGACGCGGCGGCCCACGCCGACGACGTCGTCGTCATCGCCGACGGCGCCGTCCGGGCCCACCTGGTCGACCCGGGCGCCGACGTCCTCCTCGCGACCCTGCGCGGTGACCGATGA
- a CDS encoding MBL fold metallo-hydrolase, which produces MSGSWAGGRFGERGECLLAPNPGIMTLDGTNTWVLREPGSSTAVVVDPGPVEDGHLERLDEETGDVGLVLLTHHHLDHSEVAATFAARKGCAVRALDPAHCVGADPLADDEVLSVGGLSLRVVATPGHTADSVSFLLPTERVLLSGDMVLGRGTTVVAHPDGRLGPYFDSIERMRSLATAGEVATIWPAHGPVHDDAGAVLDHYLAHRRDRLAQVAAAVERLRDEGATPTPRAVVEVVYADVDEILWGAAELSVRAQLEYLAERAS; this is translated from the coding sequence ATGAGCGGGTCCTGGGCCGGCGGGAGGTTCGGGGAGCGGGGGGAGTGCCTGCTGGCCCCGAACCCCGGGATCATGACGCTCGACGGCACCAACACCTGGGTGCTGCGCGAACCCGGCTCGTCGACGGCGGTCGTCGTCGACCCCGGCCCGGTCGAGGACGGCCACCTCGAGCGGCTCGACGAGGAGACCGGCGACGTCGGCCTGGTGCTGCTGACGCACCACCACCTCGACCACTCGGAGGTCGCCGCGACGTTCGCCGCCCGCAAGGGCTGCGCGGTCCGGGCCCTCGACCCGGCCCACTGCGTCGGCGCCGACCCGCTCGCCGACGACGAGGTGCTCTCGGTCGGCGGGCTGTCGCTGCGCGTCGTGGCCACCCCCGGCCACACCGCCGACTCCGTCTCGTTCCTGCTGCCCACGGAGCGGGTGCTGCTGTCCGGCGACATGGTGCTCGGCCGCGGCACGACCGTCGTCGCTCACCCCGACGGCCGGCTCGGCCCCTACTTCGACTCGATCGAGCGGATGCGGTCCCTCGCCACCGCCGGCGAGGTCGCCACCATCTGGCCGGCCCACGGGCCGGTGCACGACGACGCGGGCGCCGTCCTCGACCACTACCTCGCCCACCGCCGCGACCGGCTCGCGCAGGTCGCCGCCGCGGTGGAGCGGCTGCGCGACGAGGGCGCCACCCCGACCCCGCGGGCCGTGGTCGAGGTCGTCTACGCCGACGTCGACGAGATCCTGTGGGGCGCGGCCGAGCTCTCCGTGCGCGCCCAGCTGGAGTACCTGGCCGAGCGCGCGTCGTAG
- a CDS encoding NUDIX hydrolase, with protein MQIPLPPVPLPASVVEDARAYADGTRTAVEPRDAATVILMRASDQGPDVYYMRRQVSMDFAAGMAVFPGGGVDPRDFDTEVAWAGPTPEQWAARLGCDEETARALVCTAVRETFEESGVLLAGASASEVVADTTAEDWEADRVALETRELAMTDFLTRRGLVLRTDLLGVWDAWLTPVFEPRRYRTWFFVAVLPEGQRTRDVSSESSSVVWLPARVAADQADAGELAMMPPTYLTSMEVGSFATPDEVLAVAADRSVEMFTPSVEPIGDGFTLSMPDRLRPVLAARRSG; from the coding sequence GTGCAGATCCCGCTGCCGCCCGTGCCGCTGCCGGCCTCCGTCGTCGAGGACGCCCGCGCCTACGCCGACGGCACGCGCACGGCGGTCGAGCCGCGCGACGCCGCCACGGTGATCCTGATGCGGGCCTCGGACCAGGGGCCGGACGTCTACTACATGCGGCGGCAGGTCTCGATGGACTTCGCCGCCGGCATGGCGGTCTTCCCCGGCGGCGGCGTCGACCCGCGCGACTTCGACACCGAGGTCGCCTGGGCCGGTCCCACGCCGGAGCAGTGGGCGGCCCGGCTGGGCTGTGACGAGGAGACCGCCCGGGCCCTGGTGTGCACCGCGGTCCGCGAGACGTTCGAGGAGTCGGGCGTGCTGCTGGCCGGGGCGTCGGCGTCCGAGGTGGTCGCCGACACCACGGCCGAGGACTGGGAGGCCGACCGGGTCGCGCTCGAGACGCGCGAGCTGGCGATGACTGACTTCCTCACCCGGCGCGGGCTGGTGCTGCGCACCGACCTCCTCGGCGTCTGGGACGCCTGGCTGACGCCGGTCTTCGAGCCGCGGCGCTACCGCACCTGGTTCTTCGTCGCCGTGCTGCCCGAGGGCCAGCGCACCCGCGACGTCTCCTCGGAGTCGTCGTCGGTGGTGTGGCTGCCGGCCCGCGTGGCCGCCGACCAGGCCGACGCCGGCGAGCTGGCGATGATGCCGCCGACCTACCTCACCTCGATGGAGGTCGGCTCGTTCGCGACGCCCGACGAGGTCCTCGCGGTGGCCGCCGACCGGTCGGTGGAGATGTTCACGCCGTCCGTCGAGCCGATCGGCGACGGCTTCACCCTCTCGATGCCCGACCGGCTGCGGCCGGTCCTCGCCGCCCGGCGCAGCGGATGA
- a CDS encoding RidA family protein, translating into MATPEERLAAMGLAVPEVAKPVAAYVPAVRSGSHVFTSGQLPMRAGELITTGKVGAGVTAEEAYACAQQCALNAIAAVRAEIGELALVKRVVKVVVFVASTPDFTGQPGVANGASELLGEVFGDAGVHARSAVGVAALPLDAPVEIEIVVEV; encoded by the coding sequence ATGGCCACGCCCGAGGAGCGCCTGGCGGCGATGGGCCTGGCGGTCCCGGAGGTCGCCAAGCCCGTCGCGGCCTACGTGCCGGCCGTCCGGAGCGGGAGCCACGTCTTCACCTCCGGCCAGCTGCCGATGCGTGCGGGTGAGCTGATCACGACCGGCAAGGTCGGCGCCGGCGTCACCGCCGAGGAGGCCTACGCGTGCGCGCAGCAGTGCGCGCTCAACGCGATCGCCGCCGTCCGCGCCGAGATCGGCGAGCTCGCGCTCGTGAAGCGGGTCGTCAAGGTCGTCGTCTTCGTGGCCTCGACCCCCGACTTCACCGGCCAGCCCGGTGTCGCCAACGGTGCCTCCGAGCTGCTCGGCGAGGTGTTCGGCGACGCCGGCGTGCACGCCCGGTCCGCGGTCGGGGTGGCCGCGCTGCCGCTGGACGCGCCCGTCGAGATCGAGATCGTCGTCGAGGTCTGA
- a CDS encoding DUF559 domain-containing protein, translating into MDKDDPAGQSGAATPFSFDLPFTRRDLLAAGHSRGTLRRHDFVQVIERVWIQKAALDRLTLIRAALLVHPPTAFASHLSAAAVHGLPVPDHGFAHVTVTRHADRRFRAQIKPHVTERERRVVLVQGIRTTDPIATFIDCAGWLSLVEQVILGDALCRRFRIKASKLLRACRASTDYYARLATAAAELVRDGVDSPMETRLRLLIVLAGLPEPVVNFRVHHEDGTWKRRFDLYYPAIRVIIEYDGRHHAESVEQWNKDVDRREEFDDEGYRILVVTARGIFQEPGRTLERIRTLLIRRGMEDVAPINDLWREHFAA; encoded by the coding sequence ATGGACAAGGACGACCCTGCCGGCCAGTCGGGAGCAGCCACACCCTTCTCCTTCGACCTGCCCTTCACTCGGCGCGACCTCCTGGCCGCCGGCCACAGCCGGGGCACCTTGAGAAGGCACGACTTCGTCCAGGTGATCGAGCGAGTGTGGATTCAGAAGGCTGCACTCGATCGCCTGACCCTCATCCGGGCTGCTCTGCTGGTCCACCCGCCGACGGCTTTCGCGAGCCATCTGTCGGCCGCCGCGGTGCACGGTCTACCGGTCCCCGACCACGGATTCGCTCACGTGACGGTGACCAGGCACGCGGATCGACGCTTCCGTGCGCAGATCAAGCCCCACGTCACCGAACGCGAACGCCGGGTGGTCCTGGTCCAGGGGATCCGCACGACCGACCCCATCGCCACCTTCATCGACTGTGCTGGATGGCTGTCCCTGGTCGAGCAGGTGATCCTGGGCGACGCGCTCTGCCGACGCTTCCGGATCAAGGCGTCGAAGCTGCTGAGGGCATGTCGCGCGAGCACCGACTACTACGCGCGCCTGGCGACCGCGGCGGCTGAGCTCGTCCGCGACGGCGTCGACTCTCCGATGGAGACCCGCCTGCGGCTCCTGATCGTCCTGGCTGGCCTGCCGGAGCCGGTCGTCAACTTCCGGGTCCATCACGAGGACGGGACGTGGAAGCGCCGCTTCGACCTCTACTACCCCGCCATCAGAGTCATCATCGAGTACGACGGTCGGCACCATGCTGAGTCGGTGGAGCAGTGGAACAAGGATGTCGACCGACGCGAGGAGTTCGACGACGAGGGCTACCGGATCCTCGTCGTCACGGCCCGCGGGATCTTCCAGGAGCCGGGTCGGACGCTCGAGCGGATCCGCACGCTGCTCATCCGTCGCGGCATGGAGGACGTTGCGCCGATCAACGACCTGTGGCGCGAGCACTTCGCGGCCTGA
- a CDS encoding ABC transporter permease: MRTVVLASLRTHTRRYVAAALAVVIGVAFVVTTAALSSATRDGLTRGVSAPYDGADVVVTGLSGRDAAALVAAAAEDGPDGAEASVLGWASLPVRRDDRTLDGVDEVAQVTTTPTLRWPELVDGAFPAGAGEAVVDAGAAERAGLAVGDALGIGQGDRARTVRVVGLVDSPSQLVRADVYVTWADLAPHADELYVDSLAWSGPTGALTDVVPDATVQDARDHVEEVTAEVNRGVDVVAILLLLFASIALFVSVLVISNTFSILFAQRQRDFALLRCVGATRRQVLRSVRLEALVLGLVAAAAGLVAGTAAGLGIVAVVNARFPDADLGRASVAPGWYAGAAVTGVVVTLVAAWLPTRRVTTVSPLAALRPDTGVDVRSASGRVRVALGAVALLGGAGLLAASVATTSPLVMVVGGAAAFGGVLLLGPLLVPALIGVAGRAASRVLGTPGRLATGNAVRHPRRTAATTASLLVGVTLTTAVLTGMASARGAVDDEMDASHPLDATLTAGGAGLPDGALDVVRAVDGVDDVLAVPGVRADVAGLGAVAVLGRPADVTAITRGPGTGLEVGDDEILLPHDLLPARGVPHRVEVTVGGRTEKLRAVLGEGWGSAALVSASTLAALTDTPRTTAVWVRADADADAGDLADGLDTAAAGLGASADGGLGERGYVDLQLDVVTGAVVGLLGIAVVIALVGIANTLGLSVLERGREHALLRALGLTRRQLRTMLGLEAVLLSVVATVLGTVIGTSFAWVGVQAMVRPVVPEAPLVLPLGQLALVVLVSAAAGLLACVLPARRAARVSPAAGLALD; this comes from the coding sequence ATGAGGACCGTCGTCCTGGCCTCGCTGCGCACCCACACCCGCCGCTACGTCGCCGCCGCGCTGGCCGTCGTCATCGGCGTCGCCTTCGTGGTGACGACCGCGGCGCTGTCGTCGGCGACGCGCGACGGGCTCACCCGCGGCGTCTCGGCCCCCTACGACGGCGCCGACGTCGTCGTCACCGGCCTCTCCGGGCGCGACGCCGCCGCGCTGGTCGCGGCGGCCGCGGAGGACGGGCCCGACGGAGCCGAGGCGAGCGTCCTGGGCTGGGCCTCCCTGCCGGTCCGCCGCGACGACCGCACCCTCGACGGCGTCGACGAGGTCGCCCAGGTCACCACCACGCCGACGCTGCGCTGGCCCGAGCTGGTCGACGGCGCCTTCCCCGCCGGCGCCGGCGAGGCCGTCGTGGACGCCGGTGCCGCCGAGCGGGCCGGGCTCGCCGTCGGCGACGCGCTGGGCATCGGCCAGGGCGACCGGGCCCGCACGGTCCGCGTGGTCGGGCTGGTCGACTCCCCCTCGCAGCTGGTGCGGGCCGACGTCTACGTGACGTGGGCCGACCTCGCACCACACGCCGACGAGCTGTACGTCGACAGCCTGGCCTGGTCGGGCCCCACCGGGGCGCTCACCGACGTCGTGCCCGACGCGACCGTGCAGGACGCCCGCGACCACGTCGAGGAGGTGACCGCCGAGGTCAACCGCGGTGTCGACGTGGTGGCGATCCTGCTGCTCCTGTTCGCCTCGATCGCGCTGTTCGTGTCGGTGCTGGTCATCTCCAACACCTTCTCGATCCTCTTCGCGCAGCGTCAGCGCGACTTCGCGCTGCTGCGCTGCGTCGGTGCCACCCGCCGCCAGGTGCTGCGCTCGGTCCGGCTCGAGGCCCTCGTCCTCGGTCTCGTCGCCGCGGCGGCCGGCCTGGTGGCGGGTACCGCGGCCGGCCTCGGGATCGTCGCGGTGGTCAACGCCCGCTTCCCCGACGCCGACCTCGGCCGCGCCTCGGTCGCCCCGGGCTGGTACGCCGGCGCCGCGGTCACCGGCGTCGTCGTGACCCTCGTCGCGGCGTGGCTGCCGACCCGGCGGGTCACCACGGTCAGCCCGCTCGCCGCCCTGCGTCCCGACACCGGCGTCGACGTGCGCAGCGCCTCGGGCCGGGTCCGGGTCGCGCTCGGCGCGGTCGCCCTCCTCGGGGGCGCGGGCCTGCTCGCCGCGTCGGTCGCGACGACGAGCCCGTTGGTGATGGTGGTCGGCGGCGCCGCCGCGTTCGGCGGCGTGCTGCTGCTCGGGCCGCTGCTGGTGCCGGCGCTCATCGGGGTCGCCGGACGGGCGGCGTCCCGGGTCCTCGGCACCCCGGGCCGCCTCGCGACCGGCAATGCCGTGCGGCACCCGCGCCGCACGGCCGCCACCACCGCCTCCCTGCTCGTCGGGGTGACGCTGACGACCGCCGTCCTCACCGGGATGGCGAGCGCCCGCGGCGCCGTCGACGACGAGATGGACGCCTCGCACCCGCTCGACGCGACGCTGACCGCCGGCGGGGCCGGCCTGCCCGACGGCGCGCTCGACGTCGTCCGCGCCGTCGACGGGGTGGACGACGTGCTCGCGGTCCCCGGCGTCCGCGCCGACGTCGCCGGGCTCGGCGCGGTGGCGGTGCTCGGTCGCCCGGCCGACGTCACCGCCATCACCCGCGGCCCCGGCACCGGCCTCGAGGTCGGCGACGACGAGATCCTGCTCCCCCACGACCTCCTCCCGGCCCGCGGGGTGCCGCACCGGGTCGAGGTCACCGTCGGCGGCCGGACCGAGAAGCTCCGCGCCGTCCTGGGCGAGGGCTGGGGCTCGGCGGCCCTGGTCTCGGCGAGCACCCTCGCGGCGCTCACCGACACCCCGCGGACCACCGCGGTCTGGGTCCGCGCCGACGCCGACGCGGACGCCGGCGACCTCGCCGACGGCCTCGACACCGCGGCCGCCGGTCTCGGGGCCTCGGCCGACGGCGGCCTGGGCGAGCGGGGCTACGTCGACCTGCAGCTCGACGTCGTCACCGGCGCCGTGGTCGGCCTGCTCGGGATCGCCGTCGTCATCGCCCTCGTCGGGATCGCGAACACGCTGGGGCTGTCGGTCCTCGAGCGCGGTCGCGAGCACGCCCTGCTGCGGGCGCTCGGCCTGACCCGCCGCCAGCTGCGCACCATGCTGGGCCTCGAGGCCGTGCTGCTCTCGGTCGTCGCCACCGTGCTCGGCACCGTCATCGGGACGTCGTTCGCCTGGGTCGGCGTCCAGGCCATGGTGCGCCCGGTGGTGCCCGAGGCACCGCTGGTGCTGCCGCTCGGGCAGCTCGCGCTCGTCGTCCTCGTGTCGGCCGCGGCGGGGCTGCTGGCCTGCGTGCTGCCCGCCCGGCGCGCGGCGCGGGTCAGCCCGGCCGCCGGGCTGGCCCTCGACTGA
- a CDS encoding sensor histidine kinase, translated as MESPDVLDRPRQPWRLTRRGERRLDVGLVVLLLLPAPLYLFSDPLVGLVVVPLQALPLLWRRTHAGWAFAGVALASALQVPLVGTPIHTQVAFPVAVYSAARFAPARTGFVALGVGLVAAAVASLDWITGFDGDVSARTFLPYFLTVSAFVVTGWALGTLGRTRRAYVEALVERGERIRRDAEQQVALAASAERARIAREMHDVVAHGLTVMVVQADGARYAAAQDPAVATDTLARIAATGREALTDMRQLLGLLRAEESSGRSPLPGLDDLPGLLAAAGTGGDEDAVHLDVDLVGLDQPVPTAAGLTAYRVVQEALTNVHKHAGPGVRVRVSVHVAEAIRVEVVDDGRGAAAPDGGGHGLLGMRERVDVHGGTLETGPRPDGGFGVRATIPL; from the coding sequence GTGGAGAGCCCCGACGTGCTGGACCGCCCGCGGCAGCCCTGGCGGCTGACCCGGCGCGGCGAGCGCCGCCTCGACGTCGGGCTCGTCGTCCTGCTGCTCCTGCCGGCCCCGCTGTACCTCTTCAGCGACCCCCTCGTCGGGTTGGTCGTCGTGCCGCTCCAGGCCCTCCCCCTGCTGTGGCGCCGCACCCACGCCGGCTGGGCGTTCGCCGGCGTCGCGCTGGCGAGCGCGCTGCAGGTCCCGCTGGTGGGGACGCCGATCCACACCCAGGTCGCCTTCCCGGTCGCGGTCTACTCGGCGGCGCGGTTCGCCCCCGCCCGCACGGGGTTCGTCGCGCTGGGGGTGGGGCTGGTCGCGGCCGCGGTGGCCTCCCTGGACTGGATCACCGGCTTCGACGGCGACGTCTCGGCCCGCACCTTCCTCCCCTACTTCCTCACCGTCAGCGCCTTCGTGGTCACCGGCTGGGCCCTCGGCACGCTGGGCCGGACCCGTCGCGCCTACGTCGAGGCGCTGGTCGAGCGGGGCGAGCGGATCCGCCGGGACGCCGAGCAGCAGGTCGCGCTGGCGGCGTCGGCCGAGCGGGCCCGGATCGCGCGCGAGATGCACGACGTGGTCGCGCACGGACTGACCGTGATGGTCGTGCAGGCCGACGGAGCCCGCTACGCCGCCGCGCAGGACCCCGCGGTCGCGACCGACACCCTGGCCCGGATCGCGGCCACCGGGCGCGAGGCGCTCACCGACATGCGCCAGCTGCTGGGACTGCTGCGCGCCGAGGAGTCGAGCGGGCGCAGCCCGCTGCCGGGGCTGGACGACCTGCCGGGGCTGCTGGCCGCCGCGGGCACCGGCGGCGACGAGGACGCCGTGCACCTCGACGTCGACCTGGTCGGGCTCGACCAGCCGGTGCCGACCGCGGCCGGGCTGACGGCCTACCGCGTGGTGCAGGAGGCCCTGACGAACGTCCACAAGCACGCCGGGCCCGGTGTGCGGGTGCGGGTGTCGGTGCACGTGGCCGAGGCGATCCGGGTCGAGGTCGTCGACGACGGGCGCGGCGCGGCGGCCCCCGACGGCGGCGGGCACGGCCTGCTGGGCATGCGCGAGCGCGTCGACGTCCACGGCGGGACCCTCGAGACCGGACCCCGGCCGGACGGCGGGTTCGGCGTCCGGGCGACGATCCCCCTGTGA
- a CDS encoding DUF4177 domain-containing protein, with protein sequence MTKWEYQVAPIPLHNEALMLNNFGQDGWELVTIHTNAQGGLVAFLKRPQAS encoded by the coding sequence ATGACCAAGTGGGAGTACCAGGTGGCGCCGATTCCGCTCCACAACGAAGCGCTGATGCTGAACAACTTCGGACAGGACGGCTGGGAGCTGGTGACGATCCACACCAACGCCCAGGGCGGCCTGGTCGCGTTCCTCAAGCGTCCGCAGGCCTCCTGA